A window of Mytilus edulis chromosome 10, xbMytEdul2.2, whole genome shotgun sequence contains these coding sequences:
- the LOC139491408 gene encoding myosin heavy chain, striated muscle-like isoform X1, whose amino-acid sequence MASQIDPKDPDYPYLMVDRKKLLAQQTKEFDGKKMCWIPDDKEGFVKAEIQSTKGDDITVKCIDSNQDRTVKKDDLQQMNPPKYEMIEDMANMTFLNEASVLHNLRARYSNSLIYTYSGLFCIAVNPYRRLPIYTDSVVAKFKGKRKTEMPPHLFSVADNAYQSMVQDRENQSCLITGESGAGKTENTKKVIMYFAKVAASLGKKSDEESAAASKKGSLEDQIIQANPVLEAYGNAKTTRNNNSSRFGKFIRIHFGPDGKIAGADIETYLLEKSRVTFCLSAERNYHVFYQLLTPAMADNHEMMLVTPDPALYTFINQGALTVDSINDTEEMKAMDEAFDILGFSNEEKKSCYKCTAAILHMGEMKFKQRGEQAEPDGTTEAEKVSFLLGVNSNDFIKSLVKPKIKVGTEVVAQSRTKDQVVNSISAMSKSLYDRVFNWLVKRVNTSLDTKAKRNYYIGVLDIAGFEIFDFNTFEQLCINYTNERLQQFFNYTMFVLEQEEYKKEGIQWEFINFGMDLQACIDLIEKPMGILSILEEQCMFPKADDKSLKEMMFGQHMGKSPNFTKPGKASKGKNGDFELHHYAGVVPYNLKGWLDKNKDPINETVVALLQQSKEHLVQTLFAAETPAEGAGGPKKKKKSSAFQTISAVHRESLNKLMKNLYATHPHFVRCIIPNELKQPGLIDASLVLNQLQCNGVLEGIRICRKGFPSRIIYAEFKQRYSILAASAVPQGFVDGKVVTEKVLLALQLDPAEYKLGGTKVFFKAGVLGNLEGMRDERLGAIISMMQAHVRAFLIRKAYKKLQDQRVGLSVIQRNIRKWLLLRNWTWWKMYAKVKPMLNIAREEEEMQKKLEEMNKMSEDLAKVEKVKKELEMKNVELLEQKNEAYLQLQSEQDNVIDLEQRVEQLIQQKAEFESQMKEMDERLLDEEDAAAELEGLKKKMEGENSELKRDIEDLETSLTKAEQDNTHKESQIKTLQGEMAQQDEKIGKMNKEKKHLEEVNKKTMEDLQKEEDKVNHLTKLKSKLEQTLDEFEDNLEREKKIRGDVEKSKRKVEQDLKATQEVVDELEGVKREMEEANRRKDAEINSLNSRIEDCEGVNAQQNRKIKDLQQIIEELEEELDAERAARAKVEKQRSELSRELDELSSQLEEQGGATQAQVDLNKKREQELIRLRREMEEMTLQNESQIAQFRKKQQESANEMADQIDQLNKLKSRLEKEKKDLKRELDDLQSQVSHSMKNRGVSDKVSKQMESQIFEMNSRVEETQRTIIEINTQKSRLQSEVSEVNRQLEDAEHVIGTLTKDKTSLTSTLEETRRSLEDETRIRQKFQSEIRNLSADNDAVREAFEEEQEAKTDLQRQLSRAKNETQQWRSKYESEGANKTDELEDAKRKLAARLAEAEQAAEVANAKASGLEKAKNRLQGELDDLLIEVERSNVSSSTVEKKQRQFDRTIQEWTVKVKELQIEVDTAHNEARSYSAELFRMKAQYEESHDTIESLRRENKNLADEIREVSDQLTDGGRSSHEVEKAKRRLEMEKEELQAALEEAESSLEQEEAKVMRVQLEISTVRNDIDRRIQEKEEEFENTRRNHQRALESMQISLEAEAKGKAESHRIRKKLEQDINELEMALDTATRAKAEVEKNMKRYILQIQELHIKIESETRVRDESRESYVLTERRCNVLISEIDEVRSALEQSERARKVAEGELYEAQDRINELAAQVSSAQAQKRKVEGDMQAMSADLDELQSEIKAADDRAKRALMDTARIADELRSEQEHSSQVEKIRKSLEITIKELHIRVDESESSGVKGGKKVIAKLEQRVRDLESELDNEQRRHAETQKNMRKADRRMKELAFQCDEDRKMQERLQDMMDKLQCKVKTYKRQVEEAEEIAAINLSKYRKAQSEVEDAEERAESSEASLNKLRSKSRSSVSSSRTIKSVSISRMSPSK is encoded by the exons ATGGCGTCTCAAATCGACCCTAAGGATCCTGATTATCCATACTTAATGGTAGATAGGAAGAAGTTATTGGCGCAACAAACCAAGGAATTCGATGGGAAGAAAATGTGCTGGATTCCCGACGACAAAGAAGGATTTGTTAAGGCTGAAATTCAGTCCACTAAAGGAGATGATATTACAGTGAAATGTATCGACTCAAACCAG GACAGAACAGTTAAGAAGGATGACCTCCAACAGATGAATCCACCAAAATATGAAATGATTGAAGATATGGCCAACATGACATTCTTAAACGAAGCTTCTGTACTTCACAATCTTAGAGCTAGATATTCAAACTCACTTATTTAC ACTTACTCTGGACTCTTCTGTATTGCCGTCAATCCCTACAGACGTCTGCCAATCTACACAGACAGCGTTGTTGCTAAATTCAAGGGAAAGAGGAAGACTGAGATGCCTCCCCATCTGTTCTCTGTCGCTGACAATGCTTACCAGTCCATGGTGCAAGATCGTGAAAACCAGTCTTGTTTGATTAC AGGTGAATCCGGTGCAGGAAAGacagaaaacacaaaaaaagttaTCATGTACTTCGCCAAGGTCGCTGCCTCTCTTGGAAAGAAATCTGATGAGGAATCAGCAGCAGCCTCTAAGAAG GGTTCATTGGAAGATCAGATTATTCAGGCTAACCCTGTACTTGAAGCCTACGGTAATGCCAAGACTACCAGAAATAACAATTCATCAAGATTC GGAAAGTTTATCCGAATTCACTTTGGTCCTGATGGTAAAATTGCTGGAGCTGATATTGAAACTT ATCTGCTGGAGAAGTCCCGTGTCACCTTCTGTTTATCTGCCGAAAGAAACTACCACGTGTTCTACCAACTGTTGACACCCGCCATGGCAGACAATCATGAAATGATGTTGGTTACTCCAGATCCAGCTCTTTATACTTTTATCAACCAAGGTGCTCTTACAGTAGACTCCATTAATGATACCGAGGAAATGAAGGCTATGGAC GAAGCTTTCGACATTCTGGGCTTCTCAAACGAGGAGAAGAAGAGTTGTTACAAGTGTACCGCCGCTATCTTGCACATGGgtgaaatgaaattcaaacagagAGGAGAACAAGCTGAACCTGACGGAACCACCGAGGCTGAAAAAGTTTCATTCTTGCTAGGAGTTAATTCAAACGATTTCATTAAATCTCTTGTCAAACCAAAGATCAAGGTCGGCACAGAGGTCGTGGCCCAGTCTCGTACCAAAGATCAAGTCGTCAACTCCATCAGTGCTATGTCCAAATCTTTGTATGATCGTGTGTTCAACTGGTTAGTGAAGAGAGTCAACACGAGTCTTGATACTAAAGCTAAGAGAAACTACTATATTGGTGTACTGGACATTGCAGGTTTTGAAATCTTTGAT TTCAATACATTCGAACAATTGTGTATTAACTACACCAATGAGAGACTCCAACAGTTCTTCAACTACACCATGTTTGTACTGGAGCAGGAAGAGTATAAGAAAGAAGGAATCCAGTGGGAATTTATCAACTTTGGTATGGATTTGCAAGCCTGTATCGATCTTATCGAGAAGCCCATGGGTATCTTGTCCATCCTTGAGGAACAGTGCATGTTCCCTAAGGCTGATGACAAATCCTTGAAAGAAATGATGTTTGGACAACACATGGGTAAATCACCCAACTTCACAAAACCAGGAAAGGCATCCAAGGGCAAGAATGGCGACTTTGAACTCCACCATTACGCCGGAGTA GTACCATATAACCTCAAGGGATGGTTGGACAAAAACAAGGATCCCATCAACGAAACTGTAGTAGCATTGTTGCAACAATCAAAGGAGCACTTAGTCCAGACCCTCTTTGCAGCAGAAACACCCGCTGAAGGAGCTGGTGGAcccaagaagaagaagaagtcaTCTGCTTTCCAAACCATCTCCGCTGTACACAGG GAATCTTTGAACAAATTGATGAAGAACTTGTACGCCACCCATCCTCATTTCGTTAGATGTATCATTCCAAATGAATTGAAACAGCCAG GTCTTATTGATGCTTCTTTGGTATTGAACCAGCTTCAGTGTAACGGTGTACTCGAAGGAATCCGTATCTGCCGTAAAGGATTCCCAAGTAGAATAATATATGCTGAGTTCAAACAAAGATACTCAATTCTCGCTGCAAGTGCTGTTCCACAGGGATTTGTTGACGGCAAAGTTGTCACAGAAAAAGTACTGTTGGCTTTGCAGCTTGATCCAGCAGAATACAAACTTGGAGGAACTAAAGTCTTCTTCAAAGCCGGTGTTCTTGGAAACCTAGAAGGCATGCGTGATGAGCGTCTAGGTGCTATCATTTCCATGATGCAAGCACATGTCAGAGCCTTTTTGATCAGGAAGGCCTACAAGAAACTTCAGGATCAGAG AGTTGGTCTGTCTGTCATCCAGCGTAACATCAGAAAATGGTTATTGCTCCGCAACTGGACATGGTGGAAGATGTATGCCAAGGTCAAACCTATGTTGAACATTGCCCGTGAGGAGGAAGAAATGCAAAAGAAACTCGAAGAGATGAACAAAATGTCAGAGGATCTAGCCAAGGTTGAAAAGGTCAAgaaagaacttgaaatgaagaACGTTGAATTGTTGGAACAGAAGAATGAAGCGTACTTACAATTGCAATCTGAGCAAGACAATGTCATCGACCTTGAACAAAGAGTAGAACAACTTATCCAACAGAAGGCTGAATTCGAATCACAAATGAAAGAGATGGACGAACGTCTGCTTGATGAGGAAGATGCTGCTGCTGAGCTGGAAGGTTTGAAGAAGAAAATGGAAGGTGAAAATTCCGAGCTGAAGAGAGACATCGAAGATCTCGAAACATCCTTAACCAAG GCTGAACAAGATAATACTCACAAGGAAAGCCAAATCAAGACTCTCCAAGGTGAGATGGCACAACAAGACGAAAAAATTGGCAAAATGAACAAAGAAAAGAAACACTTGGAAGAGGTTAACAAAAAGACAATGGAAGATCTCCAAAAGGAAGAAGACAAAGTCAATCATCTTACAAAACTAAAATCAAAACTTGAACAGACTCTTGATGAGTTCGAAGATAACTTAGAGAGAGAAAAGAAAATCAGAGGCGATGTTGAGAAATCCAAGCGTAAGGTTGAACAGGACTTGAAGGCAACACAAGAAGTCGTAGACGAACTTGAAGGTGTCAAGAGAGAAATGGAAGAGGCCAATAGGAG gaAGGATGCCGAGATCAACAGTTTGAATTCTAGAATCGAGGACTGTGAAGGGGTTAATGCTCAACAAAACAGGAAAATAAAGGATCTACAACAAATTATTGAGGAATTGGAAGAAGAATTGGACGCCGAGAGAGCTGCAAGAGCTAAG GTTGAGAAACAACGTTCTGAACTGTCTAGGGAATTGGACGAGCTTAGTTCCCAACTGGAAGAACAAGGCGGTGCTACTCAGGCCCAAGTTGATCTCAACAAGAAACGTGAACAAGAATTGATCAGACTCCGCCGTGAAATGGAGGAAATGACTCTCCAAAATGAGTCTCAAATTGCTCAGTTTAGAAAGAAACAACAAGAATCTGCCAACGAGATGGCTGACCAGATCGATCAATTGAACAAACTGAAATCAAGATTAGAAAAGGAGAAAAAAGACCTTAAACGCGAACTCGACGACCTCCAAAGTCAAGTTTCTCATTCCATGAAAAATAGGGGCGTGTCAGACAAGGTTTCCAAACAGATGGAATCCCAAATCTTTGAAATGAACAGCAGAGTTGAAGAAACCCAGAGAACCATTATtgaaatcaatacacaaaaatCCAGACTTCAGAGTGAAGTTTCCGAAGTCAATCGACAACTGGAAGATGCTGAGCATGTCATTGGCACTTTGACCAAGGACAAAACTTCCCTTACCTCCACACTGGAAGAAACCAGACGTTCACTTGAAGATGAAACAAGG atacgCCAGAAATTCCAGAGTGAGATTAGAAACTTGAGTGCTGATAATGATGCAGTACGCGAAGCATTTGAAGAAGAACAAGAGGCAAAGACTGATCTCCAACGTCAACTCTCGAGAGCAAAGAACGAAACACAACAATGGAGATCTAAATACGAGAGTGAAGGTGCCAACAAAACAGACGAGTTAGAAGATGCAAA ACGCAAACTTGCTGCAAGATTGGCAGAGGCTGAACAGGCAGCTGAGGTGGCTAATGCTAAAGCAAGTGGATTGGAGAAGGCTAAAAACAGGCTGCAAGGAGAACTTGACGACCTCCTTATTGAGGTTGAACGT TCAAATGTTAGCTCAAGTACTGTAGAAAAGAAGCAAAGACAGTTTGACAGGACTATCCAAGAATGGACTGTTAAAGTTAAAGAACTCCAGATCGAGGTTGATACTGCTCATAACGAGGCCCGCAGTTACTCTGCTGAACTCTTTAGAATGAAAGCTCAGTATGAAGAGTCCCACGACACTATTGAGTCTCttagaagagaaaacaaaaatcttgcTG ATGAGATCCGTGAGGTATCTGACCAACTTACCGATGGTGGCCGAAGCTCCCACGAGGTCGAAAAGGCAAAGAGACGTCTTGAGATGGAGAAGGAAGAACTCCAAGCTGCTTTGGAAGAAGCAGAGTCCTCTTTGGAACAGGAGGAGGCTAAGGTCATGCGTGTTCAACTGGAAATTTCTACTGTCCGAAATGACATTGATAGAAGAATCCAAGAGAAAGAGGAAGAATTTGAAAATACTCG ACGCAATCACCAGAGAGCTCTTGAATCCATGCAAATCAGTTTGGAGGCAGAGGCTAAGGGCAAAGCTGAGTCCCACAGGATCAGAAAGAAGCTCGAACAAGACATCAACGAACTCGAGATGGCACTTGATACAGCAACCAGAGCTAAGGCTGAGGTTGAAAAGAACATGAAGAGATATATCCTTCAAATTCAAGAACTCCACATCAAGATTGAATCAGAAACTCGTGTACGTGATGAGTCACGTGAATCTTACGTTCTGACTGAGAGACGTTGCAACGTCCTTATCAGCGAAATCGACGAGGTCAGATCAGCTCTTGAACAGTCTGAGAGAGCAAGGAAGGTTGCTGAAGGTGAACTCTATGAAGCACAAGATCGCATCAATGAATTGGCCGCTCAAGTCAGTTCAGCACAGGCTCAGAAGAGAAAGGTCGAGGGAGATATGCAAGCCATGTCT GCTGATCTTGATGAACTTCAAAGCGAGATCAAGGCTGCTGATGACCGTGCTAAGAGAGCCCTTATGGATACCGCAAGAATTGCTGATGAACTCAGATCTGAACAGGAACACAGTTCTCAGGTCGAAAAAATCAGGAAATCTTTGGAAATTACCATCAAGGAATTACATATCCGTGTCGACGAATCAGAATCTAGCGGTGTAAAAGGAGGCAAAAAAGTCATCGCCAAGTTGGAACAGAGA GTCCGGGATCTGGAGAGTGAATTGGACAATGAACAACGTCGCCATGCTGAAACACAGAAAAATATGCGCAAGGCTGACCGCAGAATGAAAGAACTTGCCTTCCAATGTGATGAAGACCGCAAGATGCAAGAAAGACTTCAGGACATGATGGACAAACTGCAATGCAAAGTCAAGACATACAAACGTCAAGTCGAGGAAGCT gaagAAATTGCTGCAATTAATCTGTCTAAATATCGCAAAGCCCAAAGCGAGGTTGAAGATGCAGAAGAACGTGCAGAGAGTTCAGAAGCATCCCTGAACAAACTTCGTTCCAAAAGCCGTAGCTCAGTTTCCAGTTCTAGAACAATAAAAAGTGTATCTATTAGCAGAATGAGCCCATCA AAGTAA
- the LOC139491408 gene encoding myosin heavy chain, striated muscle-like isoform X2 codes for MPPHLFSVADNAYQSMVQDRENQSCLITGESGAGKTENTKKVIMYFAKVAASLGKKSDEESAAASKKGSLEDQIIQANPVLEAYGNAKTTRNNNSSRFGKFIRIHFGPDGKIAGADIETYLLEKSRVTFCLSAERNYHVFYQLLTPAMADNHEMMLVTPDPALYTFINQGALTVDSINDTEEMKAMDEAFDILGFSNEEKKSCYKCTAAILHMGEMKFKQRGEQAEPDGTTEAEKVSFLLGVNSNDFIKSLVKPKIKVGTEVVAQSRTKDQVVNSISAMSKSLYDRVFNWLVKRVNTSLDTKAKRNYYIGVLDIAGFEIFDFNTFEQLCINYTNERLQQFFNYTMFVLEQEEYKKEGIQWEFINFGMDLQACIDLIEKPMGILSILEEQCMFPKADDKSLKEMMFGQHMGKSPNFTKPGKASKGKNGDFELHHYAGVVPYNLKGWLDKNKDPINETVVALLQQSKEHLVQTLFAAETPAEGAGGPKKKKKSSAFQTISAVHRESLNKLMKNLYATHPHFVRCIIPNELKQPGLIDASLVLNQLQCNGVLEGIRICRKGFPSRIIYAEFKQRYSILAASAVPQGFVDGKVVTEKVLLALQLDPAEYKLGGTKVFFKAGVLGNLEGMRDERLGAIISMMQAHVRAFLIRKAYKKLQDQRVGLSVIQRNIRKWLLLRNWTWWKMYAKVKPMLNIAREEEEMQKKLEEMNKMSEDLAKVEKVKKELEMKNVELLEQKNEAYLQLQSEQDNVIDLEQRVEQLIQQKAEFESQMKEMDERLLDEEDAAAELEGLKKKMEGENSELKRDIEDLETSLTKAEQDNTHKESQIKTLQGEMAQQDEKIGKMNKEKKHLEEVNKKTMEDLQKEEDKVNHLTKLKSKLEQTLDEFEDNLEREKKIRGDVEKSKRKVEQDLKATQEVVDELEGVKREMEEANRRKDAEINSLNSRIEDCEGVNAQQNRKIKDLQQIIEELEEELDAERAARAKVEKQRSELSRELDELSSQLEEQGGATQAQVDLNKKREQELIRLRREMEEMTLQNESQIAQFRKKQQESANEMADQIDQLNKLKSRLEKEKKDLKRELDDLQSQVSHSMKNRGVSDKVSKQMESQIFEMNSRVEETQRTIIEINTQKSRLQSEVSEVNRQLEDAEHVIGTLTKDKTSLTSTLEETRRSLEDETRIRQKFQSEIRNLSADNDAVREAFEEEQEAKTDLQRQLSRAKNETQQWRSKYESEGANKTDELEDAKRKLAARLAEAEQAAEVANAKASGLEKAKNRLQGELDDLLIEVERSNVSSSTVEKKQRQFDRTIQEWTVKVKELQIEVDTAHNEARSYSAELFRMKAQYEESHDTIESLRRENKNLADEIREVSDQLTDGGRSSHEVEKAKRRLEMEKEELQAALEEAESSLEQEEAKVMRVQLEISTVRNDIDRRIQEKEEEFENTRRNHQRALESMQISLEAEAKGKAESHRIRKKLEQDINELEMALDTATRAKAEVEKNMKRYILQIQELHIKIESETRVRDESRESYVLTERRCNVLISEIDEVRSALEQSERARKVAEGELYEAQDRINELAAQVSSAQAQKRKVEGDMQAMSADLDELQSEIKAADDRAKRALMDTARIADELRSEQEHSSQVEKIRKSLEITIKELHIRVDESESSGVKGGKKVIAKLEQRVRDLESELDNEQRRHAETQKNMRKADRRMKELAFQCDEDRKMQERLQDMMDKLQCKVKTYKRQVEEAEEIAAINLSKYRKAQSEVEDAEERAESSEASLNKLRSKSRSSVSSSRTIKSVSISRMSPSK; via the exons ATGCCTCCCCATCTGTTCTCTGTCGCTGACAATGCTTACCAGTCCATGGTGCAAGATCGTGAAAACCAGTCTTGTTTGATTAC AGGTGAATCCGGTGCAGGAAAGacagaaaacacaaaaaaagttaTCATGTACTTCGCCAAGGTCGCTGCCTCTCTTGGAAAGAAATCTGATGAGGAATCAGCAGCAGCCTCTAAGAAG GGTTCATTGGAAGATCAGATTATTCAGGCTAACCCTGTACTTGAAGCCTACGGTAATGCCAAGACTACCAGAAATAACAATTCATCAAGATTC GGAAAGTTTATCCGAATTCACTTTGGTCCTGATGGTAAAATTGCTGGAGCTGATATTGAAACTT ATCTGCTGGAGAAGTCCCGTGTCACCTTCTGTTTATCTGCCGAAAGAAACTACCACGTGTTCTACCAACTGTTGACACCCGCCATGGCAGACAATCATGAAATGATGTTGGTTACTCCAGATCCAGCTCTTTATACTTTTATCAACCAAGGTGCTCTTACAGTAGACTCCATTAATGATACCGAGGAAATGAAGGCTATGGAC GAAGCTTTCGACATTCTGGGCTTCTCAAACGAGGAGAAGAAGAGTTGTTACAAGTGTACCGCCGCTATCTTGCACATGGgtgaaatgaaattcaaacagagAGGAGAACAAGCTGAACCTGACGGAACCACCGAGGCTGAAAAAGTTTCATTCTTGCTAGGAGTTAATTCAAACGATTTCATTAAATCTCTTGTCAAACCAAAGATCAAGGTCGGCACAGAGGTCGTGGCCCAGTCTCGTACCAAAGATCAAGTCGTCAACTCCATCAGTGCTATGTCCAAATCTTTGTATGATCGTGTGTTCAACTGGTTAGTGAAGAGAGTCAACACGAGTCTTGATACTAAAGCTAAGAGAAACTACTATATTGGTGTACTGGACATTGCAGGTTTTGAAATCTTTGAT TTCAATACATTCGAACAATTGTGTATTAACTACACCAATGAGAGACTCCAACAGTTCTTCAACTACACCATGTTTGTACTGGAGCAGGAAGAGTATAAGAAAGAAGGAATCCAGTGGGAATTTATCAACTTTGGTATGGATTTGCAAGCCTGTATCGATCTTATCGAGAAGCCCATGGGTATCTTGTCCATCCTTGAGGAACAGTGCATGTTCCCTAAGGCTGATGACAAATCCTTGAAAGAAATGATGTTTGGACAACACATGGGTAAATCACCCAACTTCACAAAACCAGGAAAGGCATCCAAGGGCAAGAATGGCGACTTTGAACTCCACCATTACGCCGGAGTA GTACCATATAACCTCAAGGGATGGTTGGACAAAAACAAGGATCCCATCAACGAAACTGTAGTAGCATTGTTGCAACAATCAAAGGAGCACTTAGTCCAGACCCTCTTTGCAGCAGAAACACCCGCTGAAGGAGCTGGTGGAcccaagaagaagaagaagtcaTCTGCTTTCCAAACCATCTCCGCTGTACACAGG GAATCTTTGAACAAATTGATGAAGAACTTGTACGCCACCCATCCTCATTTCGTTAGATGTATCATTCCAAATGAATTGAAACAGCCAG GTCTTATTGATGCTTCTTTGGTATTGAACCAGCTTCAGTGTAACGGTGTACTCGAAGGAATCCGTATCTGCCGTAAAGGATTCCCAAGTAGAATAATATATGCTGAGTTCAAACAAAGATACTCAATTCTCGCTGCAAGTGCTGTTCCACAGGGATTTGTTGACGGCAAAGTTGTCACAGAAAAAGTACTGTTGGCTTTGCAGCTTGATCCAGCAGAATACAAACTTGGAGGAACTAAAGTCTTCTTCAAAGCCGGTGTTCTTGGAAACCTAGAAGGCATGCGTGATGAGCGTCTAGGTGCTATCATTTCCATGATGCAAGCACATGTCAGAGCCTTTTTGATCAGGAAGGCCTACAAGAAACTTCAGGATCAGAG AGTTGGTCTGTCTGTCATCCAGCGTAACATCAGAAAATGGTTATTGCTCCGCAACTGGACATGGTGGAAGATGTATGCCAAGGTCAAACCTATGTTGAACATTGCCCGTGAGGAGGAAGAAATGCAAAAGAAACTCGAAGAGATGAACAAAATGTCAGAGGATCTAGCCAAGGTTGAAAAGGTCAAgaaagaacttgaaatgaagaACGTTGAATTGTTGGAACAGAAGAATGAAGCGTACTTACAATTGCAATCTGAGCAAGACAATGTCATCGACCTTGAACAAAGAGTAGAACAACTTATCCAACAGAAGGCTGAATTCGAATCACAAATGAAAGAGATGGACGAACGTCTGCTTGATGAGGAAGATGCTGCTGCTGAGCTGGAAGGTTTGAAGAAGAAAATGGAAGGTGAAAATTCCGAGCTGAAGAGAGACATCGAAGATCTCGAAACATCCTTAACCAAG GCTGAACAAGATAATACTCACAAGGAAAGCCAAATCAAGACTCTCCAAGGTGAGATGGCACAACAAGACGAAAAAATTGGCAAAATGAACAAAGAAAAGAAACACTTGGAAGAGGTTAACAAAAAGACAATGGAAGATCTCCAAAAGGAAGAAGACAAAGTCAATCATCTTACAAAACTAAAATCAAAACTTGAACAGACTCTTGATGAGTTCGAAGATAACTTAGAGAGAGAAAAGAAAATCAGAGGCGATGTTGAGAAATCCAAGCGTAAGGTTGAACAGGACTTGAAGGCAACACAAGAAGTCGTAGACGAACTTGAAGGTGTCAAGAGAGAAATGGAAGAGGCCAATAGGAG gaAGGATGCCGAGATCAACAGTTTGAATTCTAGAATCGAGGACTGTGAAGGGGTTAATGCTCAACAAAACAGGAAAATAAAGGATCTACAACAAATTATTGAGGAATTGGAAGAAGAATTGGACGCCGAGAGAGCTGCAAGAGCTAAG GTTGAGAAACAACGTTCTGAACTGTCTAGGGAATTGGACGAGCTTAGTTCCCAACTGGAAGAACAAGGCGGTGCTACTCAGGCCCAAGTTGATCTCAACAAGAAACGTGAACAAGAATTGATCAGACTCCGCCGTGAAATGGAGGAAATGACTCTCCAAAATGAGTCTCAAATTGCTCAGTTTAGAAAGAAACAACAAGAATCTGCCAACGAGATGGCTGACCAGATCGATCAATTGAACAAACTGAAATCAAGATTAGAAAAGGAGAAAAAAGACCTTAAACGCGAACTCGACGACCTCCAAAGTCAAGTTTCTCATTCCATGAAAAATAGGGGCGTGTCAGACAAGGTTTCCAAACAGATGGAATCCCAAATCTTTGAAATGAACAGCAGAGTTGAAGAAACCCAGAGAACCATTATtgaaatcaatacacaaaaatCCAGACTTCAGAGTGAAGTTTCCGAAGTCAATCGACAACTGGAAGATGCTGAGCATGTCATTGGCACTTTGACCAAGGACAAAACTTCCCTTACCTCCACACTGGAAGAAACCAGACGTTCACTTGAAGATGAAACAAGG atacgCCAGAAATTCCAGAGTGAGATTAGAAACTTGAGTGCTGATAATGATGCAGTACGCGAAGCATTTGAAGAAGAACAAGAGGCAAAGACTGATCTCCAACGTCAACTCTCGAGAGCAAAGAACGAAACACAACAATGGAGATCTAAATACGAGAGTGAAGGTGCCAACAAAACAGACGAGTTAGAAGATGCAAA ACGCAAACTTGCTGCAAGATTGGCAGAGGCTGAACAGGCAGCTGAGGTGGCTAATGCTAAAGCAAGTGGATTGGAGAAGGCTAAAAACAGGCTGCAAGGAGAACTTGACGACCTCCTTATTGAGGTTGAACGT TCAAATGTTAGCTCAAGTACTGTAGAAAAGAAGCAAAGACAGTTTGACAGGACTATCCAAGAATGGACTGTTAAAGTTAAAGAACTCCAGATCGAGGTTGATACTGCTCATAACGAGGCCCGCAGTTACTCTGCTGAACTCTTTAGAATGAAAGCTCAGTATGAAGAGTCCCACGACACTATTGAGTCTCttagaagagaaaacaaaaatcttgcTG ATGAGATCCGTGAGGTATCTGACCAACTTACCGATGGTGGCCGAAGCTCCCACGAGGTCGAAAAGGCAAAGAGACGTCTTGAGATGGAGAAGGAAGAACTCCAAGCTGCTTTGGAAGAAGCAGAGTCCTCTTTGGAACAGGAGGAGGCTAAGGTCATGCGTGTTCAACTGGAAATTTCTACTGTCCGAAATGACATTGATAGAAGAATCCAAGAGAAAGAGGAAGAATTTGAAAATACTCG ACGCAATCACCAGAGAGCTCTTGAATCCATGCAAATCAGTTTGGAGGCAGAGGCTAAGGGCAAAGCTGAGTCCCACAGGATCAGAAAGAAGCTCGAACAAGACATCAACGAACTCGAGATGGCACTTGATACAGCAACCAGAGCTAAGGCTGAGGTTGAAAAGAACATGAAGAGATATATCCTTCAAATTCAAGAACTCCACATCAAGATTGAATCAGAAACTCGTGTACGTGATGAGTCACGTGAATCTTACGTTCTGACTGAGAGACGTTGCAACGTCCTTATCAGCGAAATCGACGAGGTCAGATCAGCTCTTGAACAGTCTGAGAGAGCAAGGAAGGTTGCTGAAGGTGAACTCTATGAAGCACAAGATCGCATCAATGAATTGGCCGCTCAAGTCAGTTCAGCACAGGCTCAGAAGAGAAAGGTCGAGGGAGATATGCAAGCCATGTCT GCTGATCTTGATGAACTTCAAAGCGAGATCAAGGCTGCTGATGACCGTGCTAAGAGAGCCCTTATGGATACCGCAAGAATTGCTGATGAACTCAGATCTGAACAGGAACACAGTTCTCAGGTCGAAAAAATCAGGAAATCTTTGGAAATTACCATCAAGGAATTACATATCCGTGTCGACGAATCAGAATCTAGCGGTGTAAAAGGAGGCAAAAAAGTCATCGCCAAGTTGGAACAGAGA GTCCGGGATCTGGAGAGTGAATTGGACAATGAACAACGTCGCCATGCTGAAACACAGAAAAATATGCGCAAGGCTGACCGCAGAATGAAAGAACTTGCCTTCCAATGTGATGAAGACCGCAAGATGCAAGAAAGACTTCAGGACATGATGGACAAACTGCAATGCAAAGTCAAGACATACAAACGTCAAGTCGAGGAAGCT gaagAAATTGCTGCAATTAATCTGTCTAAATATCGCAAAGCCCAAAGCGAGGTTGAAGATGCAGAAGAACGTGCAGAGAGTTCAGAAGCATCCCTGAACAAACTTCGTTCCAAAAGCCGTAGCTCAGTTTCCAGTTCTAGAACAATAAAAAGTGTATCTATTAGCAGAATGAGCCCATCA AAGTAA